Part of the Paenibacillus aurantius genome, GGATATAGAGTAAGATGCTAGGCTGCCGAACGGCAGACCGGGGCAAATTGTAGCATAAATCGGGAAAGGGCTGCGGTGCTTTTGACTAACGCATCGATGGCTTCCTTGCCGAAGTCTTTCTCGCCTCCTCGGGCGAGGCTGTAGGCTTCGTCGATGAACAGAATGCCGCCGAGCGATTTCTTGATCAGCTCGCGCGTTTTCAGGGCCGTATGCCCGATATACTCCCCAACCAGGTCGGCCCGCTCGGCTTCCACCAAGTGACCTTTACTCAGGACGCCCATGTCTTGAAAAAGCTTGGCGACGAGACGGGCCACCGTTGTTTTACCGGTTCCGGGATTGCCTTTGAAGATCATATGGTAAACCTGGGAAGGACTCTGCAGGCCGGCATCCGCCCGGTACTGCTTGATCGTCAGGAGCGCGTAGACTTCGTAGAGAAGCTCCTTGACATTGTCGAGACCGGTCATCCGGTCGAATTCCTTTAGAATATCCGAAAAAGGCCCCGGTGCCTCGGCTGCCTTGGATAGTGCCGACGCTTCGGCTTCCAAGGGAGCCGGAACCGGTTCGGCTTGACGAAGGACAACATTGATCTGCCGGGAAGGGCGCTGTTCCTTTTTCAGGTCGGTCACGATGCTGCGTCCGCTCATTAGCTCATCACCTCTTCGAATGGGTATTTAAAGTATACGCAGGAGCCCAGGCATATGTGTGCCTGGGCTATTTTTTTCTGCTGCAACCGATTGTATATTTATTCATTCAAATGTATACTTATTTACCGATAAGGTTGAATTCCGTTCGCAGGAGGAGTACAGAGAGAATGAGACGTCCCGACATGTTTCGCAAGATCGAAAGAATGGCCGCAAGAACATGGCCCCCGGAAAAGGAGGTGGAGCTTGGCGCCTGGAGGCTCCGGGCTTCAAGAGGAGTAACCAAAAGAGCCAACAGCGTTCTGACGGCCGGCGACTATCCCGAAGGAGATTGGCTGGCCGCGGCGGAAGCCTTTTACCGGGAGCAGGGGCTTCCGTCCCAGTTTCAGGTTAGCAGCGGATCCCCTGAGGGGCTGGACGCCCATTTGGAACAGCTCGGGTATGAGAAGATTGTCCCCTGCTGGGTCATGACTGCTCGAACAGAGACGATTAACCGAAATCTGGGCCGTTCGACCGCCGGTTTCGAGACCGATATTCAAATGGACATGCAGGAGGAGTGGCTTGACCGGTTTCTGGATATGGAAGAATTCCCGGACAGCCGCCGGCCGGTCTATGAACGCATGTTCCGTTCCATTCAACCTACCAAGGGCTTCTTTCTCGTTCTTCTGGAAGGCGAGACGGTGGGCATGGCGGCGGCTGTTGCCGAGGACGGCTGGGCCGGCTGGATCAATGTGGTGGCCGATCAACGGTATCGCCGGATGGGCATCGGTACCGAGATTGCCCGCGCATTGACGCAGTGGAGCCTCGCCCAAGGGGCGGAGCATACCTACCTGCAGGTAATAGAAGACAACGAGCCCGCTGTCCGGCTCTACCGGAAAGCGGGCTTCGAACGGCTGTATGATTACCACTACCGGGTTAAGAGCGAATGAACATTCCGAGCTTCTGCAGCTCCCACTTCGTGAAGGCAAGCGTCTCTCTTGATTTGTGCCAGGCCATATTCAGAACGGTGGAGCCGCATACGGACACCTGGAACGGCTCCATTCTCAAGTAACGGGCTATGTCTTCCGAGCGGGCGCCATGATAAGCATGCGTAATAACGATGGAGCTTTTCAAGCCGGACGCCTTCATAATGGCTTGGGAAAACCGTAAATTCTCGTAGGTGGAGGTGCTCTTCGTTTCGGTTAGAACGGCTTGTTCCGGAACTCCCTTCGCTAGTAAATACCTTCTCATGCCTTCGGCTTCCGTGATGGTCGCTCCGTTCGCATCTAGCCCGCCTGATACGAGGAAGACGGCGAACCGGCCTTCCCGGTACAGGCGGTAAGCGTGATCCAATCTTTCCTTCAAGCCCGGACTGGGCTCATCCTTCCATAAGGACGCTCCAAGAACAATGCCTACATCACTTTTTCCCGTCAGGGGTTCGGTTTCCAGGTGATAGATCCGCCACTGGATATAACCTGTCCATAGGACAGCGAGAAGGACGAGGATGGCCGCCGGCTTCCTCCAAGCTCTTCCCCGTTTACCCATGGCCAATACCCGAAAGGGGCCTTCCGTCTCCCCGCGTTTCCCTGCCCAGAAACCCTTCCACACGGGTAAACACTTCCCTGGCTTCCACATCCGTGCAGATGATATGACGGGACTCCGGAAAGAAGTGAAGCTCCTTATCCCCCTTGAGGCGTTTATGAATATAACGGGCGCTGTAGGGATGAACGATTTGATCGCGGGCGCCTTGAACAATTAAGGTCGAAGCGGTCACTTCGTCAAATTCGGGTTTAAGCTCGCGGACGAGCCGCATGAACTGGACAACGGCCGGCAGCGGAGTGCGTTCCTTGCGGCGGTAATAGGAAGTGTCCCCTTTGCGCCATTGCCGGTACACATCACGGGCGAGCCGGGCCGGGCTTACATAGTAGACGGCGGCATTCAAGAACACCAGGCGGCGGACCGGATACCGGTTGGCCAAATAAGCGGCAATCAGGCCACCCATGGAGAAGCCGACCAAATCGAACCTCCCGTACCGTCCGGCCAGCTTATCCGCTTCCTCTTCAGCGGCCTTCAGCCAATCTCTGCGGGACACGTTCTTCAGCTTTCTAAGATCGCCCCCGTGCCCGGGAAGCGTCGGCGTGAAGCAATCCCATCCCCCATCATGCAGGTGGCGGGCAAGGGGATGTACCTCGTAGGCTCCCCCCGTAAATCCATGCAGCAGCAGGCATGCGCGGTCACTCAACGGGCCTGCCTCCTTTATTTTTCAATAATTTTGACCGAGTTGATGGTTACCTTCTCCGTAGGCTGGCTGGGCGTTTGATCCGGGGAGCCCTGCGCCATCTTTACAGGAGTCGACGCGATTTTCTGAACCGTATCCATGCCCTGGCTTACCTTGCCGAAAATGGCGTAATCCGGCTGGGCATTCAGGCCGGCGCAGGAAGGTCCCGTGCATATAAAAAATTGGCTTCCTGCCGAGTTCGGAGCCCGGGTCCGGGCCATCGCCACGATGCCCTCGTCATACTTGCTGTGCGTCATGTTGCGCTCGTCCTTGATCGTATAACCCGGTCCGCCGGCTCCCGTGCCGAGAGGATCCCCCGTCTGTACCATAAACTCTTTAATGATGCGGTGAAACGTAATTCCGTTATAGAAATTTTCCTTCGCCAAGAAAACAAAGTTGTTCACCGTAATCGGTGCTTCCTTGGCAAATAAATCAATAGTGAAGCTTCCTTTGGATGTATCGACCTGGGCCTGGTAGCTCTTGTTCTGGTCAATCTTCATCTCGGGCGCTTTCGACCAGCTCTTGCCTGCGGCTTGTCCTCCGCTGGATTGGGATGGCGGCGCACTCCCTCCCGCACTCCCCTCGTTCTTAGCCTGTCCGCAGCCGGAGGCTAAAAGTCCCGCCAGCACCAGCAGGCCAACCATACTTGCTAATCGAACCTTCCTCATATCCACGACTCCTTCTGTTCAGCTAAACTGCTTAAATTATAGCAAACCGCGACGGGAAACCAAAGCCCTTCCCCTCGCCTTCTCTCCAACCGGAGGGATAGGTCCCGCCCGTAATCCTCTCTCCTTCCCCAACCCAAAAAGAGCAGCCCGGGGCTGCTCTTCTCACTCTCTCTTTATGGGTTCTGAGGGGCGGGCGAACCGCTCTGTCCGGGCGTAGCCGAAGAAGAAGCCGGCTGGCTCGGGGCAGGACTTGACGTAGCCGATGGACGAGGCGTGCGGTTTCCTCCCGGGCTGCTGCCTGGCTGGCCCGACGGCTCCGGCGACCTGCCCGGCCCGCTCGGACCTGGAGAGCCTTGGCCCGGCCCAGGAGAGGTTCCCGGTCCCGGGCTGCCCGACGGGCTCGCTGAAGGAGTGGCGGAAGGCGTCGGACTTGGGGACGGAGACGGCGATTCGGACGGAATGGCCACTTCCGAAACGTTCGACTTCTCTCCCTTCACGTTGTTCTCCAGATTGACGGGAATGACGTAATACTGGTAAGTCTCC contains:
- a CDS encoding GNAT family N-acetyltransferase yields the protein MRRPDMFRKIERMAARTWPPEKEVELGAWRLRASRGVTKRANSVLTAGDYPEGDWLAAAEAFYREQGLPSQFQVSSGSPEGLDAHLEQLGYEKIVPCWVMTARTETINRNLGRSTAGFETDIQMDMQEEWLDRFLDMEEFPDSRRPVYERMFRSIQPTKGFFLVLLEGETVGMAAAVAEDGWAGWINVVADQRYRRMGIGTEIARALTQWSLAQGAEHTYLQVIEDNEPAVRLYRKAGFERLYDYHYRVKSE
- a CDS encoding YdcF family protein, with protein sequence MGKRGRAWRKPAAILVLLAVLWTGYIQWRIYHLETEPLTGKSDVGIVLGASLWKDEPSPGLKERLDHAYRLYREGRFAVFLVSGGLDANGATITEAEGMRRYLLAKGVPEQAVLTETKSTSTYENLRFSQAIMKASGLKSSIVITHAYHGARSEDIARYLRMEPFQVSVCGSTVLNMAWHKSRETLAFTKWELQKLGMFIRS
- a CDS encoding alpha/beta hydrolase, coding for MSDRACLLLHGFTGGAYEVHPLARHLHDGGWDCFTPTLPGHGGDLRKLKNVSRRDWLKAAEEEADKLAGRYGRFDLVGFSMGGLIAAYLANRYPVRRLVFLNAAVYYVSPARLARDVYRQWRKGDTSYYRRKERTPLPAVVQFMRLVRELKPEFDEVTASTLIVQGARDQIVHPYSARYIHKRLKGDKELHFFPESRHIICTDVEAREVFTRVEGFLGRETRGDGRPLSGIGHG
- a CDS encoding peptidylprolyl isomerase, translated to MRKVRLASMVGLLVLAGLLASGCGQAKNEGSAGGSAPPSQSSGGQAAGKSWSKAPEMKIDQNKSYQAQVDTSKGSFTIDLFAKEAPITVNNFVFLAKENFYNGITFHRIIKEFMVQTGDPLGTGAGGPGYTIKDERNMTHSKYDEGIVAMARTRAPNSAGSQFFICTGPSCAGLNAQPDYAIFGKVSQGMDTVQKIASTPVKMAQGSPDQTPSQPTEKVTINSVKIIEK